In Legionella cardiaca, a genomic segment contains:
- a CDS encoding cytochrome b, which translates to MRLKNSENHYGLISISFHWLIALLMIGLVILGLYMVTLPISLQKLKLYGWHKEYGFLVLGLAMLRLLWRLINVPPNLSLPAWEKFAARAVHWTFYGLMFALPITGWLITSAAGLPASFFGLITLPNLVAPSEELRIVFQELHAWLAYGLIGLIGLHTAAALQHHFINKDDILRRMIS; encoded by the coding sequence ATGCGGCTAAAAAATAGTGAAAACCATTATGGGTTAATTAGCATTAGTTTCCACTGGCTAATAGCACTGCTGATGATTGGGCTTGTTATACTGGGCCTTTATATGGTTACACTGCCTATCAGTTTGCAGAAACTTAAGCTTTATGGTTGGCATAAAGAATATGGTTTCCTGGTTTTAGGCCTTGCCATGCTTAGACTACTATGGCGCCTAATCAATGTGCCCCCCAATTTATCACTCCCTGCCTGGGAAAAATTTGCGGCACGTGCTGTTCATTGGACTTTTTATGGATTGATGTTTGCTCTGCCAATTACTGGATGGTTAATAACTTCCGCAGCAGGACTACCTGCTTCTTTTTTTGGACTGATTACTTTACCTAACCTCGTAGCACCGAGCGAAGAATTGCGAATCGTGTTTCAAGAATTACATGCCTGGTTAGCCTATGGTTTAATTGGTCTTATAGGGCTTCATACCGCAGCAGCTTTGCAGCATCATTTTATCAATAAAGATGATATTCTCCGGAGAATGATTTCATGA
- a CDS encoding YceI family protein yields MIRSLKNALLLCSLLLPASFPLFAAETLTLDNEHSYVLWHVKHLGFSTQSGKWYVNGTLILDKDKPENSQVKATVNVADLITGIPELDKHLKAKLFFDAARFPTATFVSNKVDVLSKNSAKVHGTLTLRGVSKPVTLDVVFNKAGKNPVNERMTAGFSATTTIKRSDFGLNAFLPNVGDEVKIEIEAEAYKADDAAKTKPEDNNAAKK; encoded by the coding sequence ATGATACGAAGTCTGAAAAATGCTTTGCTACTATGCTCGTTGCTACTACCGGCTTCTTTTCCACTTTTTGCGGCAGAAACTCTCACGCTTGACAATGAACACAGTTATGTTCTCTGGCATGTGAAACATCTGGGTTTTTCAACACAATCTGGAAAATGGTATGTCAATGGGACACTCATTTTAGATAAAGATAAGCCCGAAAATAGTCAGGTTAAGGCCACCGTTAACGTTGCAGACCTCATCACAGGCATACCTGAGTTAGATAAGCATTTAAAAGCAAAACTTTTTTTTGATGCCGCACGCTTTCCCACAGCAACCTTTGTAAGCAATAAAGTAGATGTTCTTTCAAAAAACTCAGCTAAAGTACATGGCACCCTTACCTTGCGTGGTGTTTCAAAACCAGTAACTCTGGATGTTGTCTTTAATAAAGCTGGTAAAAATCCAGTGAATGAGCGCATGACTGCAGGTTTCAGTGCTACCACCACGATAAAACGTTCAGATTTTGGCTTAAATGCCTTTTTACCCAATGTAGGTGATGAAGTAAAAATAGAAATTGAGGCAGAAGCTTATAAAGCAGACGATGCAGCCAAAACAAAACCAGAAGATAATAATGCGGCTAAAAAATAG
- a CDS encoding DUF2282 domain-containing protein gives MKQKDILVASAITAFLTLITANPVLASQQSSPQETEKCYGVVKAGMNDCATATSSCASSSTKDNQADAYIFLPKGVCNRLVGGSLTAENKQSSSEQQ, from the coding sequence ATGAAACAAAAGGACATACTTGTTGCTTCAGCTATCACCGCTTTCTTAACGCTTATAACCGCAAATCCCGTCCTTGCCAGTCAACAATCATCACCCCAAGAAACTGAAAAATGTTATGGCGTTGTTAAAGCGGGCATGAACGATTGTGCAACAGCTACCTCTTCGTGCGCCAGTTCATCAACTAAAGATAATCAAGCAGATGCCTACATTTTTCTTCCTAAAGGTGTATGCAACAGGCTTGTAGGGGGAAGTTTAACTGCGGAAAATAAACAATCCTCGTCTGAACAGCAATAA
- a CDS encoding DNA-binding domain-containing protein, translated as MNKLLDLQEQFQNYLLNGQSNIKQGIVDSEKIPATLRLNIYLDAYRTRLLECLANNYPVFKNYVGSESFYEMGNDYLEKNPSSYRSIRWFGDNFSHYLKTQEKHALAELAEFEWGLTLAFDAADAPVLTIEEMAAISPDCWANMTFTPHPSLQQVHFYWNIVPIWQAVANEQQPENLIENTKSVSWVIWRSNYLSRFYSLTEDEAWAINAMLQGASFGEICAGLCEWFSEEEVGLQAASLLKSWIQSGLIAKIKL; from the coding sequence ATGAATAAGTTACTCGACTTACAAGAACAGTTTCAGAACTATTTACTTAATGGTCAATCCAATATTAAACAAGGCATAGTCGATTCTGAAAAAATACCCGCCACTCTTCGTTTAAATATTTATCTTGATGCCTATCGTACTAGATTATTAGAATGTTTGGCCAATAATTATCCTGTCTTTAAAAACTATGTCGGCTCAGAGTCCTTTTATGAAATGGGTAATGATTATCTGGAAAAAAATCCCTCCTCCTACCGTTCTATTCGATGGTTTGGTGACAATTTTAGTCATTATTTAAAGACCCAGGAGAAACATGCTCTGGCCGAGCTTGCAGAATTTGAGTGGGGGTTAACCCTGGCTTTTGATGCTGCAGATGCACCCGTGCTAACCATCGAAGAGATGGCGGCAATTTCACCTGATTGCTGGGCGAATATGACTTTCACCCCACACCCATCTCTACAGCAAGTTCATTTCTATTGGAATATCGTTCCTATATGGCAAGCGGTTGCCAACGAACAACAACCAGAAAACTTGATAGAAAATACAAAGTCAGTCAGTTGGGTAATCTGGCGAAGTAATTATCTAAGTCGTTTTTATTCTTTAACTGAAGATGAAGCATGGGCTATAAATGCGATGCTTCAAGGTGCAAGTTTTGGTGAAATTTGTGCCGGCCTATGTGAATGGTTTAGCGAGGAAGAAGTTGGCTTACAGGCAGCTTCATTATTAAAAAGTTGGATACAATCAGGATTAATAGCAAAAATTAAACTTTAA